The Solea senegalensis isolate Sse05_10M linkage group LG4, IFAPA_SoseM_1, whole genome shotgun sequence genome includes a region encoding these proteins:
- the lsm3 gene encoding snRNA-associated Sm-like protein LSm3, with amino-acid sequence MADEVEQQPTTNTVEEPLDLIRLSLDERIYVKMRNDRELRGRLHAYDQHLNMILGDVEETVTTVEIDEETYEELYKSTKRNIPMLFVRGDGVVLVAPPLRVG; translated from the exons ATGGCGGACGAAGTAGAACAG caaCCAACCACCAACACGGTAGAGGAACCACTTGACCTGATCAGACTCAGTCTTGATGAGAGGATCTATGTCAAGATGCGAAACGACAGGGAGCTCCGCGGGCGACTACAT GCCTATGACCAACACCTTAACATGATCCTGGGTGATGTGGAGGAGACTGTGACTACGGTGGAGATTGATGAGGAGACTTATGAAGAACTCTACAAG tCTACCAAGAGGAACATTCCAATGCTGTTTGTCCGAGGCGATGGCGTGGTCCTTGTAGCTCCGCCTCTAAGAGTGGGCTAA